One Jeotgalicoccus saudimassiliensis DNA window includes the following coding sequences:
- a CDS encoding serine hydroxymethyltransferase — protein MSYINSQDPQVQEVINNELERQNNNIELIASENFVSPAVLEAQGSILTNKYAEGYPGKRYYGGCEHVDVVENLARDRAKEIFGAEHANVQPHSGSQANMAVYFSVLEPGDKVLGMDLSHGGHLTHGSPVNFSGKLFNFLSYGVDKDTEQINYDEVMEIAKKEQPKMIVAGGSAYVKTLDFKKFREIADAVGAYLLVDMAHIAGLVAAGLHPNPVPHADFVTSTTHKTLRGPRGGLILTKEKYAKAVDKNIFPGIQGGPLMHVIGAKAVAFGEAQQPEFKEYQQRVLDNAKALAESLAAGGLRIVSETTDNHLVLVDVKAFGLTGKAAEEALDEVGITVNKNTIPFDEASPFVTSGIRLGTPAMTTRGFTAEDMTEVGKIMVETLTRVKNEESLEGISDKVTKLTGKYPLYK, from the coding sequence ATGTCATACATTAATTCACAAGATCCACAGGTACAGGAAGTTATCAACAATGAGCTTGAGAGACAAAACAACAACATCGAACTGATTGCGAGCGAGAACTTTGTTTCGCCTGCAGTTCTGGAAGCACAGGGTTCAATTTTAACGAACAAATATGCGGAAGGATATCCGGGTAAACGTTACTACGGCGGTTGTGAACATGTAGATGTTGTAGAAAACCTTGCCCGTGACCGTGCGAAGGAAATTTTTGGTGCAGAACATGCCAACGTACAGCCGCATTCAGGATCACAGGCTAACATGGCTGTGTATTTCTCGGTGCTTGAACCCGGAGATAAAGTACTGGGAATGGATTTATCACATGGCGGACATTTAACACACGGTTCACCGGTTAACTTCAGCGGTAAGCTGTTCAACTTCCTGTCGTACGGAGTGGACAAAGATACTGAACAGATTAACTATGATGAAGTGATGGAAATTGCGAAAAAAGAACAGCCGAAAATGATCGTTGCAGGCGGCAGCGCATACGTTAAAACACTGGACTTTAAAAAGTTCCGTGAAATTGCTGATGCAGTCGGTGCGTATCTGCTTGTCGATATGGCACATATCGCAGGTCTTGTTGCAGCAGGGCTGCATCCGAATCCGGTTCCGCATGCCGATTTCGTGACTTCGACGACACACAAAACATTACGCGGACCGCGCGGCGGCTTAATTTTAACGAAAGAAAAATATGCCAAAGCAGTGGATAAAAATATCTTCCCGGGTATTCAGGGCGGGCCGTTAATGCACGTTATCGGTGCGAAAGCAGTCGCGTTCGGTGAGGCGCAGCAGCCGGAATTTAAAGAATATCAGCAGCGTGTGCTCGACAATGCAAAAGCACTTGCGGAATCACTTGCAGCAGGCGGACTGCGCATCGTTTCTGAAACGACGGACAACCACCTTGTACTCGTTGACGTTAAAGCGTTTGGTCTGACTGGTAAAGCTGCAGAAGAAGCACTGGATGAAGTCGGTATTACGGTAAATAAAAACACGATTCCATTTGATGAAGCATCGCCATTCGTTACGAGCGGGATTCGTCTTGGCACACCGGCGATGACTACGCGCGGATTTACTGCTGAAGATATGACAGAAGTGGGTAAAATTATGGTAGAAACGCTTACACGAGTCAAAAACGAGGAAAGTCTTGAAGGAATTTCAGATAAAGTTACAAAATTAACAGGAAAGTATCCACTATACAAATAA
- the upp gene encoding uracil phosphoribosyltransferase, translated as MSKVQVMDHPLIQHKMSYIRDENTSTKEFRELVDEVGMLMAYEVTRDLTLEDVSVQTPVQETTAKRLSGKKLGIVPILRAGLGMQDGILKLIPSARVGHIGLYRDPETLEAVEYYAKFPGDIEERDIFVIDPMLATGASAVEAITAVKKHGATKIRFICLIAAPEGVEVLKEAHPDVDIYIAALDDKLNEKSYIVPGLGDAGDRLFGTR; from the coding sequence ATGTCTAAAGTACAAGTAATGGATCATCCGTTAATCCAGCATAAGATGAGCTATATCCGTGACGAGAATACATCGACAAAAGAGTTCAGAGAACTTGTTGATGAAGTGGGTATGCTTATGGCTTATGAGGTGACGAGAGATCTCACACTCGAAGACGTGTCGGTACAGACACCGGTTCAGGAAACTACGGCAAAACGCCTGAGCGGAAAGAAACTGGGTATCGTCCCTATTTTACGTGCGGGACTTGGTATGCAGGACGGAATTCTTAAGTTAATTCCATCGGCACGTGTCGGTCATATCGGATTATACCGTGATCCCGAAACGCTCGAAGCTGTTGAATATTACGCGAAGTTCCCGGGAGATATCGAAGAGCGCGACATTTTCGTTATCGACCCGATGCTTGCTACAGGTGCATCAGCAGTAGAAGCAATCACAGCTGTAAAAAAACACGGCGCAACTAAAATTCGTTTTATCTGCCTGATTGCAGCACCTGAAGGTGTGGAAGTATTAAAAGAAGCGCATCCGGATGTGGATATTTATATCGCTGCACTTGACGATAAACTGAATGAGAAAAGTTACATCGTTCCGGGCTTAGGCGATGCCGGCGACAGATTGTTTGGTACACGATAA
- the wecB gene encoding non-hydrolyzing UDP-N-acetylglucosamine 2-epimerase, whose translation MKKIMAIFGTRPEAIKMAPLVLEMKKDEDIEPVVVVTAQHREMLDQVLTTFDITPDYDLNIMKAGQTLSEVTGRVINGLESVIKEVKPDMILVHGDTTTTFAGSLAAFYNEVDIGHVEAGLRTHNKYSPFPEEANRQMTGVLADLHFSPTEDARQNLLNEAKDDSKISVTGNTAIDALATTVDENYHSDIIEKHKDNKVVLLTAHRRENIGQPMHNIFGAVRQIVDEFEDVTVVYPMHKNPKVREIAQEYLGNHERVELIEPLDVLDFHNFAARSHIILTDSGGVQEEAPSLGKPVLVLRDTTERPEGVAAGTLKLAGIEQENIYSMTKELLTDEALYNEMSQTQNPYGDGEASRRICENIKYYYGITKEKPISFSVND comes from the coding sequence ATGAAAAAAATTATGGCGATTTTCGGAACGAGACCCGAAGCTATTAAAATGGCTCCGCTCGTTCTCGAAATGAAAAAAGATGAAGATATTGAACCGGTTGTGGTAGTTACTGCACAGCACAGAGAGATGCTTGACCAGGTCCTGACAACTTTCGATATTACACCTGATTACGACTTGAATATTATGAAAGCGGGCCAGACTCTGTCAGAAGTGACAGGACGTGTAATCAACGGCCTCGAATCAGTTATTAAAGAAGTAAAACCGGATATGATTTTAGTGCATGGTGATACGACAACAACATTCGCGGGTTCACTTGCTGCGTTTTACAATGAAGTGGATATCGGTCATGTTGAAGCGGGGCTTCGCACACATAACAAATACTCACCATTCCCGGAAGAGGCGAACCGTCAGATGACAGGTGTTCTCGCTGATCTGCACTTTTCACCGACGGAAGATGCACGTCAGAACCTGCTGAACGAAGCGAAAGATGATTCTAAAATCTCGGTTACAGGAAATACTGCAATCGATGCACTGGCAACAACAGTTGATGAAAATTATCACAGCGACATTATCGAAAAGCACAAAGACAACAAAGTTGTGCTGTTAACTGCACACAGACGTGAAAACATCGGCCAGCCGATGCACAATATTTTCGGTGCAGTACGTCAGATCGTTGACGAATTCGAAGATGTAACCGTTGTGTACCCGATGCACAAAAATCCTAAAGTACGTGAAATTGCACAGGAGTACTTAGGAAACCACGAACGCGTGGAACTCATCGAGCCGCTTGACGTGCTTGACTTCCACAACTTCGCTGCAAGAAGCCACATTATCCTGACAGATTCAGGCGGTGTACAGGAAGAAGCACCGTCACTCGGTAAGCCGGTACTTGTACTGCGCGATACTACTGAACGTCCGGAAGGTGTTGCGGCAGGTACGCTTAAACTTGCAGGAATCGAGCAGGAAAATATCTACAGCATGACAAAAGAACTTCTGACGGATGAAGCGCTGTACAATGAGATGTCACAGACACAAAACCCTTACGGTGACGGGGAAGCTTCACGCAGAATTTGTGAGAACATAAAGTATTATTATGGAATCACTAAAGAGAAACCTATCAGTTTTTCAGTAAACGATTAG
- a CDS encoding ATP synthase subunit I yields MKILKGYFKNFLKYLIILLVISIIAYIFTSLPFFAGLCIGIIGSMLLSYNWYYNLRTAQLSDDGKVKTGTLTRMLIVTAACLIWVRFPETINIIGILVGLLLTYALIFWRAASELFKRKR; encoded by the coding sequence GTGAAAATTTTAAAAGGTTATTTCAAAAACTTTCTGAAATATTTAATAATACTTTTAGTAATAAGTATTATTGCTTATATATTTACTTCTTTGCCTTTCTTCGCAGGGCTGTGCATCGGCATCATCGGTTCGATGCTGCTGTCTTATAATTGGTATTACAATTTAAGAACCGCACAGCTCAGTGATGACGGGAAAGTTAAAACAGGGACGCTGACGAGAATGCTTATCGTCACGGCAGCCTGTTTAATATGGGTGAGATTTCCCGAAACTATTAATATCATCGGTATTTTAGTCGGGCTGCTTCTCACTTATGCGCTGATTTTCTGGCGCGCAGCATCGGAACTTTTTAAACGGAAGAGGTGA
- the atpB gene encoding F0F1 ATP synthase subunit A: MEHGIPTWSFDLFGIPIVFELATSMMIIITCLLIFFTLFFMTRKLAVRPTGKGQVLVEALMNFVKGIIKSNMAWKEGAQFHFLALTLFLFILIGNLIGIPLSFVAPDADHTLWVKSPTADPVVTLTLAGLMIVLTHYYGVKMQGMRGYLKQYVTPMWWLAPIKFIEEFTYNLTLGLRLYGNVYAGEILLMLLLGLVTGGTILGALGFIPMMVWQGFKVFIGAIQAFIFVMLSMVYLSHKVSDDH; the protein is encoded by the coding sequence ATGGAACACGGAATTCCAACGTGGTCGTTTGATTTGTTCGGAATACCAATAGTATTCGAACTGGCAACTTCAATGATGATTATCATCACATGTCTGCTTATCTTCTTTACACTGTTTTTCATGACACGCAAACTGGCAGTACGTCCGACCGGTAAAGGTCAGGTGCTTGTTGAGGCGTTAATGAACTTCGTCAAAGGGATTATTAAGAGCAACATGGCTTGGAAAGAGGGCGCACAATTCCACTTTTTAGCGCTGACATTGTTTTTATTTATTTTAATCGGCAACCTTATCGGTATACCACTGTCATTCGTCGCACCGGATGCGGATCATACATTGTGGGTGAAATCACCAACAGCTGACCCGGTCGTAACGCTTACGCTGGCAGGACTGATGATTGTACTGACACACTACTACGGTGTGAAAATGCAGGGTATGCGCGGTTATCTGAAACAATATGTTACGCCTATGTGGTGGCTTGCACCTATCAAATTCATCGAAGAATTTACATATAACTTAACGCTTGGTTTACGTCTTTACGGTAACGTTTATGCCGGTGAGATTCTCCTTATGCTACTCCTCGGATTAGTGACTGGCGGAACAATTCTCGGCGCATTAGGATTTATTCCTATGATGGTATGGCAAGGATTTAAAGTATTTATAGGTGCGATTCAGGCATTTATATTCGTAATGTTATCAATGGTTTATCTATCACATAAGGTGAGCGATGATCATTAA
- the atpE gene encoding F0F1 ATP synthase subunit C yields MNLLAAGIAAGLAALGASFGIGMVVSKTVEGVARQPESRGPLQTIMFIGIGVVEAVPIMAIVIAFLLMFTF; encoded by the coding sequence ATGAATTTACTAGCAGCTGGTATTGCAGCAGGATTAGCGGCACTTGGCGCATCTTTTGGTATTGGTATGGTTGTTTCGAAAACTGTTGAAGGTGTAGCTCGTCAGCCGGAATCACGCGGACCGTTACAAACGATTATGTTCATCGGTATTGGTGTAGTTGAGGCCGTTCCAATCATGGCTATCGTTATCGCGTTCCTACTAATGTTCACGTTCTAA
- a CDS encoding F0F1 ATP synthase subunit B encodes MELLILGAAGETMGTAVGTSLVLLASFLTLLAVLSYYVWKPVKKVMDDREQLIHDDIDFAENRKLEAERLKEENEALLKSTQAEISELMENAKSQAKKEQESIINDAHNRSTQMITEAQADIEREKEKAIRDINDQVAELSVLIAEKMIRKELNSEDQKNLVANYLQEAGDK; translated from the coding sequence GTGGAACTATTAATTTTAGGTGCTGCTGGTGAAACAATGGGTACGGCTGTTGGAACATCGCTTGTTCTTCTTGCGAGTTTTCTGACGCTGCTTGCAGTATTGTCATACTATGTGTGGAAACCAGTTAAGAAAGTTATGGATGACCGTGAACAACTAATCCATGACGATATTGATTTTGCTGAAAACAGAAAATTAGAAGCTGAACGCTTAAAAGAAGAGAACGAAGCACTGCTTAAATCAACGCAGGCTGAAATCTCTGAACTTATGGAAAACGCCAAGAGTCAGGCGAAGAAAGAACAAGAGTCCATCATCAATGATGCTCATAACCGTTCTACTCAAATGATTACTGAAGCGCAGGCGGACATTGAAAGAGAAAAAGAAAAAGCAATCCGCGATATCAACGATCAGGTTGCTGAACTGTCAGTACTGATTGCAGAGAAGATGATCCGTAAGGAACTCAACTCTGAAGACCAGAAAAACCTTGTTGCGAACTACTTACAGGAAGCAGGCGATAAGTAA
- a CDS encoding F0F1 ATP synthase subunit delta has protein sequence MANLSQKYAGALYDVAVKHDSLESVKSDFYEVTEAAASVENFIDFMENPKITRDKRTAAVEAAFGESDRLLLNMLRILSDKKHMSLLEEIYSEFLSLYDEAHNQARVTVESVYKLSAEELDQLGQIFIDKTGYEKLLITNEINEELIGGVRVLLGSKVYDGSVRNQLDGIRNNFKEHTNS, from the coding sequence ATGGCTAATCTGAGTCAGAAATACGCCGGTGCATTGTACGATGTTGCAGTTAAGCACGACAGTCTTGAAAGTGTTAAAAGTGATTTCTATGAAGTAACTGAAGCAGCAGCATCAGTGGAGAACTTTATCGATTTCATGGAAAACCCGAAGATTACCCGTGATAAGAGAACTGCAGCGGTTGAAGCAGCTTTCGGTGAAAGCGACAGACTTCTGTTAAACATGCTGCGCATCCTGTCGGATAAAAAGCACATGTCGTTACTCGAGGAAATATACAGCGAGTTCTTATCATTATATGATGAAGCTCACAATCAGGCACGTGTGACTGTTGAATCGGTATACAAATTATCTGCAGAAGAGCTGGATCAGCTCGGACAAATCTTTATCGACAAAACAGGTTATGAAAAACTGCTTATTACTAACGAAATAAATGAAGAGCTTATCGGCGGCGTACGCGTGCTGCTAGGTTCGAAAGTTTACGATGGTTCAGTCAGAAATCAGCTTGACGGAATCAGAAACAATTTTAAAGAACATACGAATAGCTAA
- the atpA gene encoding F0F1 ATP synthase subunit alpha gives MAIKADEISALLRSQIENYDKDMQVTDVGTVIQVGDGIALAHGLNDAMAGELIEFPSGVLGLAQNLEENNVGIVILGPSDDIKEGDEVKRTGRIMEVPVGEELIGRVVNPLGQPLDGKGPINTTKTRPIESPATGVMDRKSVDEPLQTGIKAIDALVPIGRGQRELIIGDRQTGKTTIAIDTILNQKDQDMICVYVAIGQKESTVRATVETLRQNGALDYTIVVTAGAADPAPLLYISPYAGVSMAEEFMFNGKHVLIVYDDLTKQAAAYRELSLLLRRPPGREAFPGDVFYLHSRLLERAAKLNDDLGGGSITALPFIETQAGDISAFVPTNVISITDGQIFLQSDLFHSGVRPAINAGLSVSRVGGSAQIKAMKKVAGTLRLDLAAYRELEAFAQFGSDLDEATKAKLDRGARTVEVLKQPENAPLKVEKQVVILFALVNGYLDDVPVEDVTRFEAEFLSWLEANDAELLDSIRQTKQLPDSDAYDTAISSFKKLFNPSN, from the coding sequence ATGGCAATCAAAGCTGACGAAATAAGTGCTCTCTTAAGAAGCCAGATCGAAAATTATGACAAGGATATGCAGGTTACCGATGTAGGTACTGTTATCCAGGTGGGTGACGGTATTGCACTTGCTCATGGTTTAAACGATGCGATGGCGGGAGAGTTAATTGAGTTCCCAAGTGGTGTACTTGGTCTTGCTCAAAACCTTGAAGAAAATAATGTTGGTATCGTTATACTTGGACCAAGTGACGATATTAAAGAAGGCGACGAAGTTAAACGTACAGGTCGCATCATGGAAGTACCGGTTGGTGAAGAACTTATCGGCCGTGTTGTAAACCCTCTTGGTCAGCCTTTAGACGGTAAAGGTCCAATCAACACAACTAAAACACGTCCTATTGAAAGTCCTGCGACTGGAGTTATGGATCGTAAAAGTGTTGATGAGCCATTACAAACTGGAATCAAAGCAATTGACGCATTAGTGCCAATCGGCCGCGGACAGCGTGAGTTAATCATCGGTGACCGTCAGACTGGTAAAACGACAATTGCAATCGATACAATTTTAAACCAAAAAGATCAAGACATGATCTGTGTGTACGTAGCAATCGGACAAAAAGAATCAACTGTACGTGCTACTGTTGAAACTTTACGTCAAAATGGTGCTTTAGACTACACAATCGTAGTTACTGCAGGTGCAGCTGATCCTGCACCGTTACTATACATTTCACCATACGCTGGTGTATCTATGGCCGAAGAATTCATGTTCAACGGCAAGCACGTGTTAATCGTATATGATGATTTAACGAAACAGGCTGCGGCTTACCGTGAATTATCATTACTATTACGCCGTCCGCCGGGCCGTGAAGCATTCCCGGGTGACGTGTTCTACCTTCACAGCCGTCTGTTAGAGCGTGCTGCGAAATTAAACGATGACTTAGGCGGCGGTTCAATTACTGCACTTCCATTCATCGAAACACAGGCAGGGGACATCAGTGCCTTCGTTCCAACGAACGTTATCTCAATCACTGACGGACAGATCTTCCTTCAGTCAGACTTATTCCACTCAGGTGTACGTCCGGCAATCAACGCTGGTCTTTCTGTATCACGTGTAGGTGGTTCAGCACAGATCAAGGCAATGAAGAAAGTAGCGGGAACACTTCGTTTAGACCTTGCTGCATACCGTGAACTTGAAGCGTTCGCTCAGTTCGGTTCAGACCTTGACGAGGCTACTAAAGCTAAACTTGACCGCGGTGCGCGTACAGTTGAAGTACTTAAGCAGCCTGAAAACGCACCACTTAAAGTAGAAAAACAGGTTGTTATTCTATTCGCACTTGTAAACGGCTATCTGGATGATGTTCCTGTTGAAGACGTTACTCGTTTCGAAGCAGAATTCCTGAGCTGGCTGGAAGCTAACGACGCTGAGCTGTTAGACTCAATCCGTCAGACGAAACAACTTCCTGACAGCGACGCATACGATACAGCAATCAGCAGCTTTAAAAAGCTTTTCAACCCTTCTAACTAA